In the genome of Rhodoferax fermentans, one region contains:
- the pbpC gene encoding penicillin-binding protein 1C, with protein sequence MKPLHIARYIAIFSVAICPHISWAAASFDEVKAAWKPSDTQILDRHGQLLQRVRTDASVRRGQWLALADISPAMRSALVLSEDKRFYEHSGVDWQAVSAAAWANLWNTKTRGASTLTMQLAGLLDDDLKRASGGRSVLQKVQQTVSAQWLERRWRKDQILEAYLNLVPLKGELVGIDALSQTLFGKAAHGLDEHEAAVATALVRAPNAAPKLVAQRACGVLKALHNRNASASCDALEMFTTGALQRRDYGASEGFAPHAARQVLRGAVGQAAPTRITTSLSAPLQRFAVQTLQQHLRELVSRHVEDGALVVLDNASGQVLAWVGSSGELSNAAEVDGVTALRQPGSTLKPFLYAQAIAERRITAATLLEDSAAQIQTTSGLYIPQNYDHQFKGWVSARTALGASLNVPAVRTLVMVSPDAFHKQLVGLGLPLKESGDYYGYSLALGSAEVSLLALSNAYRALANGGRTSATTLMLGPKPTTHAALDPRAAFIVGDILSDPLARARTFGTDSILATRFWSAVKTGTSKDMRDNWALGYSQHYTVGVWVGNASGAPMWDVSGTSGAAPIWAAVMHYLHQTQPSHAPRPPTGLVQVPVQFAEPNANTHNTLPLEAARSEWFIQGTQQTHFAIDNEAISPYKKRDKGQNGLKNVGPAGVRISSPTNGTIVALDPDIPPNHQRITFSATGSGVRWLVDGKVFARGTLAHWLPWPGRHLVQITDARGCVLDTIQLEVRGAGVVNTPDNRTKSRPQVATRACVF encoded by the coding sequence GTGAAGCCCTTGCATATTGCCCGCTATATCGCTATTTTTTCAGTAGCTATCTGCCCTCATATCTCATGGGCTGCAGCCAGTTTTGATGAGGTAAAAGCCGCCTGGAAACCGTCTGACACGCAAATCCTTGACCGCCATGGCCAACTGCTGCAGCGGGTGCGCACAGACGCCTCCGTGCGGCGCGGCCAGTGGCTGGCGCTGGCTGACATCTCGCCGGCCATGCGCAGCGCGCTGGTGCTGTCGGAAGACAAACGGTTTTATGAACACAGCGGCGTGGACTGGCAGGCCGTTTCGGCGGCCGCGTGGGCCAACCTGTGGAACACCAAAACACGCGGCGCCTCCACCCTCACCATGCAGCTCGCGGGTTTGCTGGACGATGACCTCAAGCGCGCTTCTGGCGGGCGCAGTGTGCTTCAAAAAGTGCAGCAAACCGTATCCGCCCAGTGGCTGGAGCGCCGTTGGCGCAAGGACCAGATTCTGGAGGCCTATCTGAATCTGGTGCCCCTCAAGGGTGAGCTGGTGGGCATCGACGCCCTGAGCCAGACCTTGTTTGGCAAGGCCGCGCACGGTCTGGACGAGCATGAGGCCGCCGTGGCAACCGCGCTGGTGCGTGCGCCCAATGCCGCCCCCAAGCTGGTGGCACAACGCGCTTGTGGGGTGTTAAAAGCTTTGCACAACCGCAATGCATCCGCCTCTTGCGACGCACTGGAGATGTTCACCACGGGCGCCCTGCAACGACGCGACTATGGCGCCAGCGAAGGTTTCGCGCCGCACGCCGCACGCCAGGTGCTGCGCGGCGCTGTGGGCCAAGCAGCGCCGACCCGCATCACCACCAGCTTGTCTGCCCCGCTGCAACGTTTTGCGGTGCAAACGCTGCAACAACATTTGCGCGAACTTGTCAGCCGCCATGTGGAGGACGGCGCGTTAGTGGTGCTAGACAACGCCAGCGGCCAGGTGCTGGCCTGGGTGGGCTCGTCGGGCGAGTTGAGCAACGCCGCCGAGGTCGATGGTGTCACCGCACTGCGCCAGCCCGGCAGCACCCTCAAGCCGTTTTTGTACGCCCAAGCCATTGCCGAGCGGCGCATCACTGCGGCCACCCTGCTGGAAGACTCGGCCGCCCAAATCCAAACCACCAGCGGGCTCTACATTCCGCAAAACTATGACCACCAGTTCAAAGGCTGGGTGTCAGCGCGCACCGCGCTGGGCGCGTCGCTGAACGTGCCCGCCGTACGCACCCTGGTCATGGTGTCGCCCGACGCCTTTCACAAACAACTGGTCGGGCTTGGCCTGCCCTTGAAGGAAAGTGGCGACTACTACGGCTACAGCCTGGCCCTGGGCAGTGCTGAGGTGTCGCTGCTGGCACTGAGCAACGCCTACCGTGCGCTGGCCAATGGCGGGCGCACCAGCGCAACCACTCTGATGCTGGGTCCCAAACCAACCACGCACGCAGCGTTGGACCCACGCGCCGCCTTCATCGTGGGTGACATCTTGAGTGACCCACTGGCACGCGCCCGCACCTTTGGCACCGACAGCATCCTGGCTACGCGGTTTTGGAGTGCCGTCAAAACAGGCACCAGCAAAGACATGCGCGACAACTGGGCGCTGGGTTATTCACAACACTACACGGTGGGCGTGTGGGTGGGCAACGCCAGCGGCGCACCGATGTGGGACGTGAGCGGCACCAGCGGCGCGGCGCCCATCTGGGCTGCGGTGATGCATTACCTGCACCAAACCCAGCCCAGCCACGCGCCCAGACCACCGACGGGGTTGGTGCAAGTGCCGGTGCAGTTTGCAGAACCCAATGCCAACACCCACAACACTTTGCCGCTGGAGGCGGCCCGCTCGGAATGGTTTATTCAAGGCACACAACAAACCCACTTCGCTATTGATAACGAAGCTATCAGCCCTTATAAAAAAAGGGATAAAGGTCAAAATGGCCTAAAAAATGTCGGCCCGGCCGGTGTGCGCATCAGCAGCCCCACCAACGGCACCATCGTCGCGCTCGACCCAGACATTCCGCCGAACCACCAACGCATCACATTCAGCGCCACGGGTAGCGGGGTGCGCTGGTTGGTGGATGGCAAAGTATTCGCTAGAGGCACCTTAGCGCATTGGCTGCCCTGGCCCGGGCGGCACCTGGTGCAGATCACCGATGCCAGGGGTTGTGTTCTTGACACCATCCAGCTGGAGGTGCGCGGCGCGGGTGTGGTGAACACACCCGACAACCGCACCAAGTCGCGACCTCAAGTCGCTACCCGTGCATGCGTGTTTTGA
- a CDS encoding sodium ion-translocating decarboxylase subunit beta — protein MENLSFLDLFQGIATLVAADPSIMYGRIFLMLLGFLLIYLGSRQVLEPLLMIPMGLGMSAINAGVMFLDSGKAGTLFIDPLMSNPTDLVNILQINWLQPIYTLTFSNGLIACFVFMGIGVLLDVGYVMARPFQSMFIALFAELGTIAVFPIAIALGMAPGQAASVATIGGADGPMVLFTSLILAKDLFVPITVVGYLYLGLTYGVYPYLIKWLVPEHIRGINMSADLGPKISRSQKMVFAVVVCTLLCLLFPVAAPLFFSLFVGVAVRESGLESFTKLLGETFLYGATFFLGLTLGVLCEASTLLDPVVLKLLLLGMLALLISALGGLAGGYILYFATGKKFNPIIGIAGVSCVPTTAKVVQKIASQANPSAIILPQALGANISGVITSAIIAATFVSVLR, from the coding sequence ATGGAAAATTTGAGTTTTCTCGATCTGTTCCAGGGCATTGCGACCCTGGTCGCAGCGGACCCGTCCATCATGTATGGGCGCATCTTCTTGATGTTGCTGGGCTTCTTGCTGATTTATCTGGGGTCACGCCAGGTGCTGGAGCCCTTGTTGATGATCCCGATGGGCTTGGGCATGTCGGCCATCAATGCGGGCGTCATGTTTCTTGACAGCGGCAAAGCTGGCACGCTGTTCATTGACCCATTGATGTCGAACCCGACCGACCTGGTCAACATCCTGCAGATCAACTGGCTGCAACCGATCTACACCCTGACCTTCAGCAACGGTTTGATCGCCTGTTTTGTGTTCATGGGCATCGGTGTGCTGCTGGACGTGGGGTATGTGATGGCACGCCCCTTCCAGAGCATGTTCATCGCGCTGTTTGCCGAGTTGGGCACGATTGCCGTATTTCCTATCGCCATCGCCCTGGGCATGGCGCCGGGTCAGGCGGCGTCGGTGGCGACCATTGGTGGTGCGGATGGTCCGATGGTGCTGTTCACCTCGCTGATTCTGGCCAAAGACCTGTTTGTGCCAATCACCGTGGTGGGTTACCTCTACCTTGGCCTTACCTACGGTGTCTACCCGTATTTGATCAAGTGGCTGGTGCCTGAGCACATTCGTGGCATCAACATGTCTGCCGACCTCGGGCCCAAGATCAGCCGATCCCAAAAAATGGTGTTTGCGGTGGTGGTCTGCACCCTGCTGTGCCTGCTGTTTCCGGTGGCTGCGCCGTTGTTTTTCTCGCTGTTTGTGGGGGTGGCAGTGCGTGAAAGCGGGCTCGAGTCTTTCACCAAACTGTTGGGTGAAACCTTTTTGTACGGCGCCACATTCTTCCTGGGCCTGACCCTGGGGGTGTTGTGTGAAGCCAGCACCTTGCTCGACCCGGTGGTGCTCAAGCTGCTGTTGCTGGGTATGCTGGCGCTGCTGATTTCTGCCCTGGGTGGTTTGGCGGGCGGCTACATCCTGTACTTTGCCACCGGCAAAAAATTCAACCCGATCATCGGTATTGCCGGGGTGAGTTGTGTGCCGACCACCGCCAAGGTGGTGCAGAAAATTGCTTCACAAGCCAATCCCTCGGCCATCATCCTGCCGCAGGCGCTGGGGGCCAACATCAGCGGTGTCATCACCAGCGCCATCATTGCCGCAACCTTTGTGAGCGTATTGCGCTGA
- a CDS encoding biotin/lipoyl-containing protein yields MTRLFKVTVNGREYDVAVLELTPGAAPSTAPALSAQPTEPVAGGVAAAAPSRAPSVAAASAGAGDEVAQMGGVIVQVNVKVGQTVAVGESLLVLEAMKMKNHLLASRAGTVTRVLVAAGDAVEGGQPVLTIQ; encoded by the coding sequence ATGACCCGATTGTTCAAAGTAACTGTGAATGGCCGCGAATACGATGTGGCGGTTCTGGAACTCACCCCGGGCGCCGCGCCCTCGACCGCACCGGCGTTGTCGGCCCAGCCAACAGAACCGGTGGCCGGCGGTGTGGCTGCTGCTGCGCCCAGCCGCGCGCCCAGCGTGGCGGCTGCGTCGGCTGGCGCTGGCGATGAGGTGGCCCAGATGGGTGGCGTGATTGTCCAGGTCAATGTCAAGGTGGGCCAAACGGTGGCCGTGGGTGAGAGTCTGCTGGTGCTGGAAGCCATGAAGATGAAAAACCATCTGCTGGCCAGCCGCGCTGGCACCGTGACGCGGGTTCTGGTGGCGGCGGGCGACGCGGTGGAAGGTGGTCAGCCTGTGCTGACCATCCAGTAA
- a CDS encoding acyl-CoA carboxylase subunit beta, producing the protein MTLPIEAMNTLRDRRAKITDHINPEKLAALHAKGMLSARERVENLFIQGSFQEMGMHAHHNAVSFGMAGRELPTDGVITGTGYVGNMQVAAFSQDFQVLAGTMGKMQARKIVRLMRHALRVGVPMVAFKDSGGARIQEGVDALSGYGDVFYYNVALSGVVPQIAVVLGPCAGGAAYSPALMDFVIMARHNAYMFLTGPEVIKAVTGRTTTMDEVGSAEMHASVSGNVHFIAEDDQHAIALVKNLLSYLPSNNTEEPPHDLSVPIEEQVDMGMAELIPSDSSEPLDIHAVIRRLVDRGEMLEVHANFARNVVVGFARISGAVVGIVANNPMVMAGALDMDAADKIARFVRTCNVYNIPLVTLVDVPGFLPGVDEERGGIIRHGAKMLHAFASATVPKLTVILRKSYGGSYLAMCSQEMRADMVYAWPSAEIAVMGAEAAVKILYRKELKEAADPKAKAVELTQQYRDEFASPYAAASNFYITDVIDPADTRWTLALALRKTLGKRELRPGKKHGNMPL; encoded by the coding sequence ATGACCCTACCGATTGAAGCCATGAACACCTTGCGCGATCGGCGCGCGAAGATCACCGACCACATCAATCCGGAGAAGCTGGCTGCTTTACATGCCAAAGGCATGTTGTCGGCACGCGAGCGGGTGGAGAACCTGTTTATCCAGGGCAGCTTCCAGGAAATGGGCATGCATGCCCACCACAACGCGGTCTCGTTTGGCATGGCCGGCCGAGAGTTGCCGACCGACGGTGTGATCACCGGCACCGGTTATGTGGGCAACATGCAGGTGGCGGCTTTCAGCCAGGATTTCCAGGTGCTGGCAGGCACCATGGGCAAAATGCAGGCCCGCAAAATTGTGCGCCTGATGCGCCATGCCTTGCGTGTGGGGGTGCCGATGGTCGCGTTCAAGGACTCGGGCGGCGCTCGGATTCAAGAAGGTGTGGATGCCTTGTCGGGTTATGGCGACGTGTTTTATTACAACGTGGCGCTCTCGGGTGTGGTGCCGCAGATTGCCGTGGTGCTGGGCCCCTGCGCGGGTGGCGCGGCTTATTCACCCGCCTTGATGGACTTTGTCATCATGGCGCGGCACAACGCCTACATGTTCCTGACCGGCCCCGAGGTCATCAAGGCCGTGACCGGGCGCACCACCACCATGGATGAGGTGGGCAGTGCCGAGATGCATGCGTCGGTCAGCGGCAATGTGCATTTCATTGCCGAAGACGACCAGCACGCGATTGCCCTGGTCAAAAATCTGCTGTCCTACCTGCCTTCCAACAACACCGAAGAGCCGCCGCATGATCTGTCGGTGCCGATTGAGGAACAGGTCGACATGGGCATGGCCGAGCTGATTCCCTCCGATTCCTCGGAGCCCCTGGACATCCATGCGGTCATTCGCCGTCTGGTGGACCGCGGCGAGATGCTCGAAGTGCATGCCAACTTCGCTCGCAATGTGGTGGTTGGGTTTGCCCGCATTTCTGGCGCGGTAGTGGGCATCGTGGCCAACAACCCGATGGTGATGGCTGGCGCACTGGACATGGACGCAGCCGACAAAATCGCGCGTTTTGTGCGTACCTGCAATGTCTACAACATTCCGCTGGTCACGCTGGTGGATGTGCCCGGCTTCCTGCCCGGTGTGGATGAAGAGCGCGGAGGCATCATCCGCCACGGCGCCAAGATGCTGCATGCGTTTGCGTCGGCCACGGTGCCCAAACTCACGGTCATCTTGCGCAAGTCCTACGGTGGTTCCTACCTGGCGATGTGCAGCCAGGAAATGCGGGCCGACATGGTCTACGCCTGGCCGTCGGCAGAAATTGCGGTGATGGGGGCAGAGGCTGCCGTCAAGATTTTGTACCGCAAGGAGCTCAAGGAAGCTGCCGACCCCAAGGCCAAGGCGGTGGAGTTGACCCAGCAGTACCGCGACGAGTTTGCCTCGCCTTATGCCGCCGCGTCCAACTTCTACATCACCGATGTGATTGACCCGGCTGACACCCGCTGGACCCTGGCGCTGGCCTTGCGCAAGACGCTGGGTAAACGCGAACTGCGCCCGGGCAAAAAGCACGGCAACATGCCGCTGTAA